Proteins encoded within one genomic window of Macrobrachium nipponense isolate FS-2020 chromosome 8, ASM1510439v2, whole genome shotgun sequence:
- the LOC135223035 gene encoding KRAB-A domain-containing protein 2-like, which translates to MKRGKTGQALKREHYHILQTFQIASFGEIETVKKKNGKYMATKESITGINQQAHINTGHGGEKKTYKEVCEQYGNIPRSIVSLYIVHGERCVEKRRRKETAAGVVVRPLSIRDLSERGQVDLVDMQTMKDGSYRFILHYMEYLTKFHVIRPLKSKTAAEVANELLFIFLDIGAPHILQSDNGREFTASLWPELILVNGRPRHPQSHGIY; encoded by the coding sequence ATGAAGAGAGGGAAGACTGGACAGGCGCTTAAAAGAGAACACTACCACATCTTGCAAACTTTTCAGATTGCCTCCTTTGGTGAAATAGAAACAGTTaaaaagaagaatggaaaatatATGGCAACTAAAGAATCAATCACAGGAATTAACCAACAAGCACACATTAACACCGGCCATGGTGGCGAAAAGAAGACTTACAAGGAGGTGTGTGAACAATATGGAAATATTCCAAGATCAATTGTGTCACTATATATCGTGCATGGTGAGCGCTGTGTTGAAAAGCGTCGCAGAAAAGAAACGGCAGCAGGAGTTGTAGTCAGACCACTGTCCATAAGAGATCTCAGTGAAAGAGGACAAGTAGATCTGGTCGACATGCAGACTATGAAGGATGGAAGTTATCGCTTTATTCTGCACTATATGGAGTATCTAACGAAGTTTCATGTGATTCGTCCCCTGAAATCAAAGACAGCAGCTGAGGTTGCCAATGAACTTCTTTTCATCTTCTTGGATATAGGTGCACCACACATCCTTCAGTCTGACAATGGACGTGAATTTACAGCCTCTCTATGGCCTGAACTCATCTTAGTAAATGGGCGTCCTCGGCATCCCCAGAGTCATGGGATCTATTGA
- the LOC135223036 gene encoding interaptin-like, with protein MVQFFVDFMASDSSACLDEAGNQQDEIDHSGFEEDHVSDNEVVYGRSRNEEGDHPDSEEETRNLDISRKFEEVLKENENLFFRFEKERLEKDQLINELLDKVEGLTVAGLQMEEHIRNLERLNKEKERKISSMSEEMQLKNEMIEKAKVTEVQRKENEERDQMLIILENTVAVLSMEKDTLHRDLQQNDKTREEMQMKMNKLNQDLEGLRKENGRKEKNIEKLKRENESKTLKIKGLEDELQVLSIQTQMAHENLKELDQCKKELAEKNKELEKLREQNWQKDSKIIRLENECTQKEWEVSGLLNESKSVVAEQPTAYGKMNDLIRRKVQLEFDLAEAKEQLETWVFEEMEALLEIVRRQEEILAEDTKISCLGKVKILNGPKNHKEKEVSRRERTIRKAEETKASDETRCLRKPQINCRALYRRMDSIEEELGQIKGLQRPSASTKRHSKVSNKTPAIEKPLNREELNQKMGLISAANLQRLEREAKMVRELYKINAVT; from the coding sequence ATGGTTCAGTTCTTTGTCGATTTCATGGCCTCGGACAGCTCTGCCTGTCTTGATGAGGCTGGAAATCAGCAGGACGAAATTGATCACTCTGGCTTTGAAGAAGACCATGTTTCAGATAACGAAGTAGTATACGGACGTTCCAGGAATGAAGAAGGCGACCATCCAGATAGTGAAGAAGAAACAAGGAATTTGGATATAAGTCGGAAGTTTGAGGAAGTacttaaggaaaatgaaaatcttttcttcaggtttgagaaagagagattagAAAAGGATCAGCTGATCAACGAATTACTGGACAAGGTAGAGGGCCTGACCGTAGCAGGACTGCAGATGGAAGAACACATCAGAAACCTCGAacgactgaacaaagaaaaggaaagaaagatcaGTTCAATGTCCGAAGAGATGCAGCTGAAAAACGAAATGATTGAGAAGGCGAAGGTTACAGAAGTCCAAAGGAAGGAAAACGAGGAGAGAGACCAGATgctaattattttggaaaacaccgTCGCAGTTCTCTCGATGGAGAAGGACACTTTGCATCGAGATCTACAGCAAAACGATAAAACCCGAgaagaaatgcaaatgaaaatgaacaagctGAATCAGGACCTGGAAGGACTTCGAaaagagaatggaaggaaagagaaaaacatagaaaagctgaagagggagaacgagagCAAGACCTTGAAGATAAAAGGTTTAGAGGACGAGTTACAGGTCCTCAGCATTCAGACACAGATGGCCCACGAAAATTTGAAAGAGCTCGACCAATGTAAAAAAGAATTAgctgaaaaaaacaaggaactaGAAAAGCTGAGAGAACAGAACTGGCAGAAGGATAGCAAGATCATTCGACTGGAAAATGAATGCACCCAGAAAGAATGGGAAGTCAGCGGTTTACTGAATGAATCTAAATCTGTTGTAGCAGAACAACCGACGGCATATGGAAAGATGAATGACCTTATTAGAAGGAAAGTTCAACTTGAATTCGATCTTGCTGAAGCGAAGGAGCAACTAGAGACCTGGGTTTTTGAAGAGATGGAAGCATTATTGGAAATCGTAAGACGCCAAGAAGAGATCTTGGCGGAGGATACGAAGATCAGCTGCTTAGGAAAGGTCAAAATCCTCAATGGACCAAAGAATCATAAAGAAAAGGAAGTTTCCAGAAGAGAGAGGACGATAAGGAAAGCTGAAGAAACAAAGGCTTCGGATGAAACTCGGTGTCTGAGGAAGCCCCAGATCAACTGCAGAGCCCTCTACCGACGAATGGACAGCATCGAGGAAGAACTTGGCCAAATCAAAGGATTGCAACGACCTTCAGCTAGCACCAAGAGGCACTCAAAGGTCTCGAATAAAACTCCAGCAATTGAGAAGCCTCTAAACAGAGAAGAATTGAACCAGAAAATGGGGCTGATATCTGCAGCCAACCTCCAACGACTGGAGCGAGAAGCTAAAATGGTCCGAGAGCTCTACAAGATAAACGCCGTCACGTAA